One window of the Synechococcus sp. CC9311 genome contains the following:
- a CDS encoding 3-deoxy-7-phosphoheptulonate synthase codes for MTTTHDLHVVDTRPLIPPALLHRDLPIDPTALETVVTARSRIQAILRGLDRRLLVIVGPCSVHDVEAARDYARRLAPLRERHAAELEIVMRVYFEKPRTTVGWKGLINDPHLDGSYDINTGLRMARSLLLDLAREGMPTATELLDPVVPQYIADLISWTAIGARTTESQTHREMASGLSMPIGYKNSTDGSATIAINAMQAAAKPHHFLGINREGHASIVSTSGNPNGHLVLRGGNRGTNYHLEAIQDSAAELTGAGLPDRLMVDCSHANSSKDFRRQSEVLQAVASQVDQKSDHVMGVMLESHLVEGNQKLSADRSSLTYGQSVTDACISLETTAELLGELAASVARARFS; via the coding sequence ATGACCACCACCCACGATCTCCATGTGGTGGACACGCGACCACTGATCCCTCCCGCTCTGTTGCATCGCGATCTGCCAATTGATCCAACGGCTTTAGAGACAGTGGTGACGGCTCGCAGCCGCATTCAAGCCATCTTGCGTGGATTAGACCGCCGACTGCTGGTGATTGTTGGTCCTTGTTCTGTGCACGATGTGGAGGCTGCTCGCGACTACGCCCGTCGTTTGGCGCCTCTGCGTGAGCGTCATGCAGCCGAGCTGGAGATTGTGATGCGGGTGTATTTCGAAAAACCCCGTACCACTGTTGGATGGAAGGGGTTGATTAACGATCCCCATCTCGATGGCTCTTACGACATCAATACAGGGCTACGGATGGCCCGCTCCCTGTTGCTTGATTTGGCTCGAGAAGGAATGCCCACAGCGACTGAGTTATTGGATCCTGTAGTCCCTCAGTACATCGCGGATCTAATCAGCTGGACAGCGATTGGTGCACGCACCACTGAAAGCCAGACCCATCGTGAAATGGCTTCAGGCTTATCGATGCCCATTGGCTACAAGAACAGCACCGATGGCAGCGCCACGATTGCCATTAATGCAATGCAGGCTGCAGCCAAGCCTCATCATTTCTTGGGTATCAATCGTGAGGGCCATGCTTCGATCGTCAGTACCTCTGGAAACCCAAATGGGCACTTGGTTTTGCGTGGTGGCAATCGTGGAACCAACTACCACCTGGAAGCGATTCAGGATTCAGCTGCCGAACTGACGGGTGCCGGTCTCCCGGATCGCTTGATGGTGGACTGCAGCCATGCCAATTCCAGTAAAGACTTTCGCCGTCAGAGCGAGGTTTTACAGGCAGTTGCCTCTCAGGTCGATCAGAAGTCAGACCATGTGATGGGAGTCATGCTTGAAAGCCACCTCGTGGAAGGCAATCAAAAGTTGTCTGCGGACAGGAGCTCTCTGACGTATGGGCAGAGCGTGACGGATGCTTGTATCAGTCTTGAAACCACTGCTGAATTGCTTGGAGAGCTCGCTGCTTCAGTTGCTCGAGCAAGGTTCAGCTAG
- a CDS encoding RpoD/SigA family RNA polymerase sigma factor gives MGIPLESKEVATKGSSKELLLPKANRRSATNRSSGTGSGRGNRSSGRLATDSIGHYLSSIGRVPLLTAAEEIELAHHVQAMKELLDIQEEERTPKQRHRIRMGKRARDRMMAANLRLVVSVAKKYQNQGLELLDLVQEGAIGLERAVDKFDPAMGYKFSTYAYWWIRQGMTRAIDNSARTIRLPIHISEKLSKMRKITRELSHRFGRQPNRLELAHAMGIEPRDLEELIAQSAPCASLDAHARGEEDRSTLGELIPDPNGDEPMEGMDRSIQKEHLGGWLSQLNEREQKILRLRFGLGGEEPLTLAEIGRQINVSRERVRQLESKAILKLRTMTNHQQAA, from the coding sequence GCACAGGCTCTGGTCGGGGTAATCGTTCAAGTGGACGCTTAGCAACCGATTCGATTGGTCATTACTTAAGCAGCATTGGTCGAGTTCCTCTGCTTACAGCTGCTGAAGAAATTGAACTTGCACATCATGTGCAAGCCATGAAAGAGCTTCTTGACATACAGGAAGAAGAGCGCACTCCCAAACAACGCCATCGCATCCGGATGGGAAAGAGGGCACGCGATCGGATGATGGCGGCCAACCTCAGGTTGGTGGTGAGTGTGGCCAAGAAATACCAAAACCAAGGTCTCGAACTTCTCGACCTTGTTCAGGAAGGGGCCATCGGGCTTGAGCGTGCTGTCGACAAATTTGACCCAGCCATGGGTTACAAGTTCTCGACTTACGCCTATTGGTGGATTCGCCAAGGCATGACACGAGCGATCGACAACAGTGCTCGCACGATCCGCCTGCCAATTCACATCAGTGAAAAGCTGTCGAAAATGCGCAAGATCACCCGGGAGCTCTCCCATCGTTTCGGGCGTCAACCAAACCGCTTGGAATTGGCTCATGCCATGGGCATTGAACCGAGAGACCTCGAAGAACTCATCGCCCAAAGCGCCCCCTGCGCCTCTCTTGATGCTCACGCCCGAGGCGAAGAGGACCGCAGCACCCTTGGAGAACTGATCCCAGATCCCAATGGGGATGAGCCGATGGAAGGCATGGATCGCAGCATTCAGAAAGAACACCTAGGCGGCTGGCTTTCACAGCTGAATGAACGCGAACAAAAAATCTTGCGTTTACGGTTTGGCCTCGGCGGCGAGGAGCCTCTCACCCTTGCCGAAATTGGTCGTCAAATTAATGTTTCTCGCGAACGTGTACGCCAACTCGAATCGAAAGCAATTCTGAAATTGCGCACGATGACCAATCATCAGCAGGCTGCCTGA
- the acnB gene encoding bifunctional aconitate hydratase 2/2-methylisocitrate dehydratase: MLSTYRENAKERESQGIPPLPLDAAQTQALTELLQKPPAGEEQTLLYLLSERIPPGVDEAAYVKATWLSAVAQGQASSPLVTPLEAVQLLGTMVGGYNVAALIELLKHPEEALASCAVQGLSRTLLVYDAFNDVMELATSNHYAQQVVDSWAAAEWFTRRDQLAKEITVTVFKVDGETNTDDLSPATHATTRPDIPLHALAMLETRDPEGLNTIETLKKQGHPVAYVGDVVGTGSSRKSAINSVLWHTGDDIPHVPNKRAGGVIIGGKIAPIFFNTAEDSGALPIECDVSDLNTGDVITIRPYAGTIERDGLVISRFDLMPSTISDEVRAGGRIPLMIGRALTDKVRSQLGLAPSETFIRPSAPADTGKGFTLAQKMVGKACGLPGVRPGTSCEPLMTTVGSQDTTGPMTRDEMKELACLGFSADLVMQSFCHTAAYPKPVDLQTQKDLPDFFAQRGGVALRPGDGIIHSWLNRMLLPDTVGTGGDSHTRFPLGISFPGGSGVVAFAAAIGAMPLDMPESVLVRFSGSLQSGVTLRDVVNAIPWVAIQKGLLTVEKSNKKNVFNGRILEIEGLPDLKLEQAFELTDASAERSCAGCTIKLSESTVSEYLSSNVALLKNMIARGYNDARTLARRIKVMEEWLANPQLLQADDDAQYAEVIEINLDELTEPVLACPNDPDNVKLLSEVAGEAVQEVFIGSCMTNIGHYRAAAKVLEEAGDIAARLWVCPPTRMDEDMLKQEGYYATFEAAGSRMEMPGCSLCMGNQARVDDDTTVFSTSTRNFNNRLGKGAQVYLGSAELAAVCALLGRIPTPDEYQRIAAEKIDPLSAELYRYLNFDQIDQFVEQGRVLSASEQAEVMAGA, from the coding sequence ATGCTGAGCACCTATCGCGAGAATGCCAAGGAACGGGAAAGCCAGGGCATCCCGCCGCTTCCTCTAGATGCCGCTCAGACCCAGGCCCTAACGGAGCTTCTCCAAAAACCGCCTGCAGGGGAGGAGCAAACCTTGCTGTACCTGCTGAGCGAACGGATTCCACCAGGCGTCGATGAAGCGGCCTATGTCAAAGCAACCTGGTTAAGTGCCGTCGCTCAAGGCCAAGCATCCAGCCCATTGGTGACTCCTTTGGAGGCGGTCCAACTGCTGGGCACCATGGTGGGCGGATACAACGTCGCCGCACTGATCGAGCTGCTGAAGCATCCAGAGGAGGCGCTTGCGAGCTGTGCTGTTCAAGGTCTGAGCCGCACCCTTTTGGTCTATGACGCGTTCAATGACGTCATGGAGCTGGCAACCAGCAACCATTACGCCCAACAGGTCGTGGACAGCTGGGCTGCAGCGGAATGGTTTACCCGTCGAGATCAGCTCGCCAAAGAAATCACCGTCACCGTGTTCAAGGTGGACGGAGAAACCAACACGGACGACCTCTCACCAGCCACCCACGCGACAACGCGTCCAGACATCCCATTGCACGCCCTGGCGATGTTGGAAACCCGTGACCCAGAGGGACTCAACACCATCGAGACCCTCAAGAAGCAAGGTCATCCCGTGGCTTATGTGGGTGATGTGGTCGGCACCGGAAGCTCTCGAAAAAGCGCCATCAACTCTGTGCTTTGGCACACCGGCGATGACATCCCACATGTCCCCAACAAGCGTGCCGGAGGAGTAATTATTGGCGGCAAGATTGCACCAATCTTTTTCAACACAGCGGAAGATTCCGGCGCCTTACCAATTGAGTGCGATGTCAGCGATCTGAACACCGGTGATGTGATCACAATTCGCCCTTACGCCGGCACGATAGAACGCGACGGATTGGTGATCAGCCGATTTGACCTCATGCCAAGCACGATCAGCGACGAAGTTCGTGCTGGCGGTCGTATCCCACTCATGATTGGTCGCGCTCTCACCGACAAGGTGCGCAGCCAACTTGGACTTGCCCCGTCTGAAACGTTCATCCGGCCAAGTGCTCCTGCCGACACTGGAAAGGGCTTCACCTTGGCTCAAAAGATGGTGGGCAAAGCCTGCGGTCTTCCAGGTGTCCGTCCCGGCACAAGCTGTGAGCCGCTGATGACCACCGTTGGCAGTCAAGACACCACGGGCCCGATGACGCGGGACGAAATGAAGGAATTGGCCTGCCTGGGCTTTTCTGCTGATTTGGTGATGCAGAGCTTTTGCCACACCGCTGCATACCCCAAACCTGTTGACCTACAGACCCAAAAGGACCTCCCTGATTTCTTTGCCCAACGCGGCGGTGTCGCCCTTCGCCCCGGTGACGGCATCATCCACAGCTGGCTCAATCGCATGCTCTTGCCCGACACCGTGGGCACAGGCGGTGACAGCCATACCCGATTCCCGCTCGGTATTTCCTTTCCCGGAGGCTCCGGGGTTGTGGCCTTTGCTGCCGCCATCGGCGCCATGCCGCTCGATATGCCCGAATCGGTCTTGGTCCGGTTCAGCGGCTCTCTTCAGTCGGGGGTCACACTCCGCGATGTGGTGAATGCCATCCCCTGGGTCGCAATCCAAAAGGGCCTGCTCACCGTGGAGAAATCCAACAAGAAAAACGTCTTCAATGGCCGAATTTTGGAAATTGAAGGGTTGCCAGATCTCAAGTTGGAGCAAGCATTCGAGCTCACAGACGCCTCAGCCGAACGCTCTTGCGCTGGCTGCACAATCAAACTCTCCGAAAGCACGGTGAGTGAGTACTTGAGCAGCAATGTGGCCCTGCTCAAAAACATGATTGCTCGGGGCTACAACGATGCCCGCACCCTGGCGCGACGCATCAAGGTGATGGAGGAGTGGCTAGCCAACCCCCAACTCCTTCAAGCCGATGACGACGCTCAGTACGCCGAGGTGATTGAGATCAATCTGGATGAGCTCACCGAACCCGTCCTCGCCTGCCCAAACGATCCCGACAACGTGAAGCTGCTCAGCGAAGTGGCTGGCGAAGCCGTTCAAGAGGTGTTCATCGGCTCTTGCATGACCAACATCGGCCATTACCGCGCTGCGGCCAAAGTGTTGGAAGAGGCAGGCGACATTGCCGCCAGGCTCTGGGTTTGCCCGCCCACGCGCATGGACGAGGACATGCTCAAGCAAGAGGGCTACTACGCCACATTTGAGGCGGCAGGAAGCCGGATGGAAATGCCAGGCTGCTCGCTCTGCATGGGCAATCAAGCCCGGGTGGATGACGACACCACCGTGTTCTCCACCAGCACTCGCAACTTCAACAATCGATTAGGCAAAGGGGCACAGGTCTACCTGGGCAGCGCCGAATTAGCAGCTGTCTGCGCCCTACTCGGACGCATTCCCACACCCGATGAATACCAAAGGATTGCCGCGGAGAAAATCGACCCACTCTCCGCAGAGCTGTACCGCTATCTCAATTTCGACCAGATCGATCAATTCGTCGAACAGGGACGGGTGCTGAGCGCTTCGGAACAAGCGGAGGTCATGGCCGGCGCCTAA
- a CDS encoding diacylglycerol/polyprenol kinase family protein, producing the protein MAGVLGSALACRQRWPNQRELSRKIVHIGTGPVLPLAWFLHIPYFIAVPCALVVTLITFINHRLKLLPAVEDVGRNSYGTVAYGFAICLLLIMFWADNPAAACAGVLVMAFGDGLAGLIGRAVDSPNWTILDQRKSFVGTTTMAIASAVVLLALVLVTQSQLIPLRLLAVCTLAVGLEQLSVWGIDNLTVPLGVALSWTWMTTG; encoded by the coding sequence ATGGCTGGTGTGCTCGGCAGCGCTCTGGCCTGCCGTCAACGCTGGCCCAACCAACGCGAGTTGAGCCGAAAGATTGTTCATATTGGTACTGGTCCGGTTTTACCACTCGCCTGGTTCCTACACATTCCATATTTCATCGCGGTGCCTTGTGCGTTGGTGGTCACCCTGATCACCTTCATCAATCACCGCTTGAAGTTGCTGCCTGCGGTAGAAGACGTGGGGAGAAACAGCTATGGGACCGTTGCCTATGGCTTCGCGATCTGTTTACTTCTAATCATGTTTTGGGCTGACAATCCTGCTGCTGCCTGTGCCGGAGTGCTGGTGATGGCCTTTGGTGATGGCCTGGCAGGTCTGATTGGGCGAGCCGTTGATTCCCCGAACTGGACGATCTTGGACCAGCGCAAGTCCTTCGTCGGAACAACCACGATGGCCATCGCAAGTGCTGTGGTGTTGCTCGCTTTAGTGCTGGTGACCCAAAGTCAACTCATCCCACTTCGGCTTTTAGCCGTCTGCACGCTGGCTGTCGGGCTCGAACAATTAAGCGTCTGGGGCATCGACAACCTGACCGTGCCCCTTGGAGTGGCCTTGAGCTGGACCTGGATGACGACTGGCTGA